The Mustela erminea isolate mMusErm1 chromosome 18, mMusErm1.Pri, whole genome shotgun sequence genome has a window encoding:
- the ADAP2 gene encoding arf-GAP with dual PH domain-containing protein 2 isoform X3 produces MGDRERNKKRLLELLQAAGTGNAHCADCGAADPDWASYKLGIFICLNCSGVHRNFPDISKIKSVRLDFWDDSTVEFMTHNGNLRVKAKYEARVPAFYYVPQANDCLVLKEQWIRAKYERQEFMADGKTTSPPGNREGFLWKRGRDNAQFLRRKFVLLAKEGLLKYYTKEEGKGPKAVISIKDLNATFETEKIGNPHGLQITYRREGHVRNLFVYHESGKEIVDWFNALRAARLQYLKTAFPELPESELVPLITRKYLKQGFMEKTGPKQKEPFKKRWFVLDPQERRLLYYKNPLDAFEQGQVFLGSNEQGYGVYEDLPKGIRGNRWKAGLTIVTPERRFLFTCPSEKEQREWLESFQDVLSRPLTPLNLLKYRWCSLLPGSPLCPCTALLWGAPPC; encoded by the exons ATGGGCGACCGCGAGCGCAACAAGAAGCGGCTGCTGGAGCTGCTGCAGGCGGCGGGCACCGGCAACGCGCACTGCGCCGACTGCGGGGCGGCGG ATCCCGACTGGGCCTCCTACAAGCTGGGCATTTTCATCTGCCTGAACTGCTCTGGTGTCCACCGCAACTTCCCAGACATCAGCAAAATTAAATCCGTGAGACTTGACTTCTGGGATGACAGTACTGTGGAG TTTATGACCCACAACGGGAACCTCCGTGTGAAGGCCAAGTACGAAGCCAGAGTCCCTGCTTTCTACTATGTCCCCCAGGCCAACGATTGCCT GGTGTTAAAGGAACAGTGGATTCGAGCTAAGTATGAAAGACAGGAATTTATGGCTGATGGGAAAACCACCTCACCCCCAG GAAACCGGGAAGGGTTCCTGTGGAAGCGGGGAAGGGACAATGCACAGTTCCTACGAAGGAAGTTTGTCCTCCTGGCAAAAGAAGGCCTCCTGAAGTACTACACTAAAGAGGAG GGTAAAGGCCCCAAAGCTGTCATCAGCATCAAGGACTTGAATGCCACCTTTGAGACAGAGAAGATAGGGAACCCCCATGGACTGCAGATCACCTACAGGAGAGAGGGCCACGTCAGGAACCTCTTCGTGTACCACGAGAGTGGGAAG GAGATAGTGGACTGGTTCAATGCCCTGCGTGCAGCCCGTCTGCAGTACCTAAAAACGGCCTTTCCTGAGCTCCCTGAGTCTGAG ctcgTGCCCCTCATCACAAGGAAGTACCTCAAACAAGGCTTCATGGAAAAGACGGGTCCAAAG CAGAAAGAACCTTTCAAGAAAAGGTGGTTTGTCTTGGATCCCCAGGAGCGGAGGCTGCTCTATTACAAGAATCCACTG GATGCCTTTGAACAGGGCCAGGTTTTTCTTGGGAGCAACGAGCAGGGGTACGGAGTATATGAAGACCTGCCCAAGGGCATCCGAGGGAACCGCTGGAAAGCTGGCCTCACCATCGTCACCCCCGAGCGGAGGTTCCTCTTCACCTGCCCCAgcgagaaggagcagagggaatggcTGGAGAGTTTTCAGGATGTCCTCTCCCGCCCCTTGACGCCCCTCAACCTTCTCA AATACAGATGGTGCTCGTTGTTGCCAGGAAGCCCTCTCTGTCCATGCACAGCTCTTCTGTGGGGAGCTCCGCCCTGTTAG
- the ADAP2 gene encoding arf-GAP with dual PH domain-containing protein 2 isoform X6: MGDRERNKKRLLELLQAAGTGNAHCADCGAADPDWASYKLGIFICLNCSGVHRNFPDISKIKSVRLDFWDDSTVEFMTHNGNLRVKAKYEARVPAFYYVPQANDCLVLKEQWIRAKYERQEFMADGKTTSPPGNREGFLWKRGRDNAQFLRRKFVLLAKEGLLKYYTKEEGKGPKAVISIKDLNATFETEKIGNPHGLQITYRREGHVRNLFVYHESGKEIVDWFNALRAARLQYLKTAFPELPESELVPLITRKYLKQGFMEKTGPKKEPFKKRWFVLDPQERRLLYYKNPLDAFEQGQVFLGSNEQGYGVYEDLPKGIRGNRWKAGLTIVTPERRFLFTCPSEKEQREWLESFQDVLSRPLTPLNLLTASSESGHSSR; the protein is encoded by the exons ATGGGCGACCGCGAGCGCAACAAGAAGCGGCTGCTGGAGCTGCTGCAGGCGGCGGGCACCGGCAACGCGCACTGCGCCGACTGCGGGGCGGCGG ATCCCGACTGGGCCTCCTACAAGCTGGGCATTTTCATCTGCCTGAACTGCTCTGGTGTCCACCGCAACTTCCCAGACATCAGCAAAATTAAATCCGTGAGACTTGACTTCTGGGATGACAGTACTGTGGAG TTTATGACCCACAACGGGAACCTCCGTGTGAAGGCCAAGTACGAAGCCAGAGTCCCTGCTTTCTACTATGTCCCCCAGGCCAACGATTGCCT GGTGTTAAAGGAACAGTGGATTCGAGCTAAGTATGAAAGACAGGAATTTATGGCTGATGGGAAAACCACCTCACCCCCAG GAAACCGGGAAGGGTTCCTGTGGAAGCGGGGAAGGGACAATGCACAGTTCCTACGAAGGAAGTTTGTCCTCCTGGCAAAAGAAGGCCTCCTGAAGTACTACACTAAAGAGGAG GGTAAAGGCCCCAAAGCTGTCATCAGCATCAAGGACTTGAATGCCACCTTTGAGACAGAGAAGATAGGGAACCCCCATGGACTGCAGATCACCTACAGGAGAGAGGGCCACGTCAGGAACCTCTTCGTGTACCACGAGAGTGGGAAG GAGATAGTGGACTGGTTCAATGCCCTGCGTGCAGCCCGTCTGCAGTACCTAAAAACGGCCTTTCCTGAGCTCCCTGAGTCTGAG ctcgTGCCCCTCATCACAAGGAAGTACCTCAAACAAGGCTTCATGGAAAAGACGGGTCCAAAG AAAGAACCTTTCAAGAAAAGGTGGTTTGTCTTGGATCCCCAGGAGCGGAGGCTGCTCTATTACAAGAATCCACTG GATGCCTTTGAACAGGGCCAGGTTTTTCTTGGGAGCAACGAGCAGGGGTACGGAGTATATGAAGACCTGCCCAAGGGCATCCGAGGGAACCGCTGGAAAGCTGGCCTCACCATCGTCACCCCCGAGCGGAGGTTCCTCTTCACCTGCCCCAgcgagaaggagcagagggaatggcTGGAGAGTTTTCAGGATGTCCTCTCCCGCCCCTTGACGCCCCTCAACCTTCTCA CTGCATCATCGGAGAGTGGCCACAGCAGCAGGTGA
- the ADAP2 gene encoding arf-GAP with dual PH domain-containing protein 2 isoform X4 — protein MGDRERNKKRLLELLQAAGTGNAHCADCGAADPDWASYKLGIFICLNCSGVHRNFPDISKIKSFMTHNGNLRVKAKYEARVPAFYYVPQANDCLVLKEQWIRAKYERQEFMADGKTTSPPGNREGFLWKRGRDNAQFLRRKFVLLAKEGLLKYYTKEEGKGPKAVISIKDLNATFETEKIGNPHGLQITYRREGHVRNLFVYHESGKEIVDWFNALRAARLQYLKTAFPELPESELVPLITRKYLKQGFMEKTGPKQKEPFKKRWFVLDPQERRLLYYKNPLDAFEQGQVFLGSNEQGYGVYEDLPKGIRGNRWKAGLTIVTPERRFLFTCPSEKEQREWLESFQDVLSRPLTPLNLLRLHWHGYHLSSLLAPLTAASSESGHSSR, from the exons ATGGGCGACCGCGAGCGCAACAAGAAGCGGCTGCTGGAGCTGCTGCAGGCGGCGGGCACCGGCAACGCGCACTGCGCCGACTGCGGGGCGGCGG ATCCCGACTGGGCCTCCTACAAGCTGGGCATTTTCATCTGCCTGAACTGCTCTGGTGTCCACCGCAACTTCCCAGACATCAGCAAAATTAAATCC TTTATGACCCACAACGGGAACCTCCGTGTGAAGGCCAAGTACGAAGCCAGAGTCCCTGCTTTCTACTATGTCCCCCAGGCCAACGATTGCCT GGTGTTAAAGGAACAGTGGATTCGAGCTAAGTATGAAAGACAGGAATTTATGGCTGATGGGAAAACCACCTCACCCCCAG GAAACCGGGAAGGGTTCCTGTGGAAGCGGGGAAGGGACAATGCACAGTTCCTACGAAGGAAGTTTGTCCTCCTGGCAAAAGAAGGCCTCCTGAAGTACTACACTAAAGAGGAG GGTAAAGGCCCCAAAGCTGTCATCAGCATCAAGGACTTGAATGCCACCTTTGAGACAGAGAAGATAGGGAACCCCCATGGACTGCAGATCACCTACAGGAGAGAGGGCCACGTCAGGAACCTCTTCGTGTACCACGAGAGTGGGAAG GAGATAGTGGACTGGTTCAATGCCCTGCGTGCAGCCCGTCTGCAGTACCTAAAAACGGCCTTTCCTGAGCTCCCTGAGTCTGAG ctcgTGCCCCTCATCACAAGGAAGTACCTCAAACAAGGCTTCATGGAAAAGACGGGTCCAAAG CAGAAAGAACCTTTCAAGAAAAGGTGGTTTGTCTTGGATCCCCAGGAGCGGAGGCTGCTCTATTACAAGAATCCACTG GATGCCTTTGAACAGGGCCAGGTTTTTCTTGGGAGCAACGAGCAGGGGTACGGAGTATATGAAGACCTGCCCAAGGGCATCCGAGGGAACCGCTGGAAAGCTGGCCTCACCATCGTCACCCCCGAGCGGAGGTTCCTCTTCACCTGCCCCAgcgagaaggagcagagggaatggcTGGAGAGTTTTCAGGATGTCCTCTCCCGCCCCTTGACGCCCCTCAACCTTCTCA GACTACACTGGCACGGTTATCATCTGAGCTCTCTTCTTGCTCCCCTGACAGCTGCATCATCGGAGAGTGGCCACAGCAGCAGGTGA
- the ADAP2 gene encoding arf-GAP with dual PH domain-containing protein 2 isoform X1, translating to MGDRERNKKRLLELLQAAGTGNAHCADCGAADPDWASYKLGIFICLNCSGVHRNFPDISKIKSVRLDFWDDSTVEFMTHNGNLRVKAKYEARVPAFYYVPQANDCLVLKEQWIRAKYERQEFMADGKTTSPPGNREGFLWKRGRDNAQFLRRKFVLLAKEGLLKYYTKEEGKGPKAVISIKDLNATFETEKIGNPHGLQITYRREGHVRNLFVYHESGKEIVDWFNALRAARLQYLKTAFPELPESELVPLITRKYLKQGFMEKTGPKQKEPFKKRWFVLDPQERRLLYYKNPLDAFEQGQVFLGSNEQGYGVYEDLPKGIRGNRWKAGLTIVTPERRFLFTCPSEKEQREWLESFQDVLSRPLTPLNLLRLHWHGYHLSSLLAPLTAASSESGHSSR from the exons ATGGGCGACCGCGAGCGCAACAAGAAGCGGCTGCTGGAGCTGCTGCAGGCGGCGGGCACCGGCAACGCGCACTGCGCCGACTGCGGGGCGGCGG ATCCCGACTGGGCCTCCTACAAGCTGGGCATTTTCATCTGCCTGAACTGCTCTGGTGTCCACCGCAACTTCCCAGACATCAGCAAAATTAAATCCGTGAGACTTGACTTCTGGGATGACAGTACTGTGGAG TTTATGACCCACAACGGGAACCTCCGTGTGAAGGCCAAGTACGAAGCCAGAGTCCCTGCTTTCTACTATGTCCCCCAGGCCAACGATTGCCT GGTGTTAAAGGAACAGTGGATTCGAGCTAAGTATGAAAGACAGGAATTTATGGCTGATGGGAAAACCACCTCACCCCCAG GAAACCGGGAAGGGTTCCTGTGGAAGCGGGGAAGGGACAATGCACAGTTCCTACGAAGGAAGTTTGTCCTCCTGGCAAAAGAAGGCCTCCTGAAGTACTACACTAAAGAGGAG GGTAAAGGCCCCAAAGCTGTCATCAGCATCAAGGACTTGAATGCCACCTTTGAGACAGAGAAGATAGGGAACCCCCATGGACTGCAGATCACCTACAGGAGAGAGGGCCACGTCAGGAACCTCTTCGTGTACCACGAGAGTGGGAAG GAGATAGTGGACTGGTTCAATGCCCTGCGTGCAGCCCGTCTGCAGTACCTAAAAACGGCCTTTCCTGAGCTCCCTGAGTCTGAG ctcgTGCCCCTCATCACAAGGAAGTACCTCAAACAAGGCTTCATGGAAAAGACGGGTCCAAAG CAGAAAGAACCTTTCAAGAAAAGGTGGTTTGTCTTGGATCCCCAGGAGCGGAGGCTGCTCTATTACAAGAATCCACTG GATGCCTTTGAACAGGGCCAGGTTTTTCTTGGGAGCAACGAGCAGGGGTACGGAGTATATGAAGACCTGCCCAAGGGCATCCGAGGGAACCGCTGGAAAGCTGGCCTCACCATCGTCACCCCCGAGCGGAGGTTCCTCTTCACCTGCCCCAgcgagaaggagcagagggaatggcTGGAGAGTTTTCAGGATGTCCTCTCCCGCCCCTTGACGCCCCTCAACCTTCTCA GACTACACTGGCACGGTTATCATCTGAGCTCTCTTCTTGCTCCCCTGACAGCTGCATCATCGGAGAGTGGCCACAGCAGCAGGTGA
- the ADAP2 gene encoding arf-GAP with dual PH domain-containing protein 2 isoform X5 — protein MGDRERNKKRLLELLQAAGTGNAHCADCGAADPDWASYKLGIFICLNCSGVHRNFPDISKIKSVRLDFWDDSTVEFMTHNGNLRVKAKYEARVPAFYYVPQANDCLVLKEQWIRAKYERQEFMADGKTTSPPGNREGFLWKRGRDNAQFLRRKFVLLAKEGLLKYYTKEEGKGPKAVISIKDLNATFETEKIGNPHGLQITYRREGHVRNLFVYHESGKEIVDWFNALRAARLQYLKTAFPELPESELVPLITRKYLKQGFMEKTGPKQKEPFKKRWFVLDPQERRLLYYKNPLDAFEQGQVFLGSNEQGYGVYEDLPKGIRGNRWKAGLTIVTPERRFLFTCPSEKEQREWLESFQDVLSRPLTPLNLLTASSESGHSSR, from the exons ATGGGCGACCGCGAGCGCAACAAGAAGCGGCTGCTGGAGCTGCTGCAGGCGGCGGGCACCGGCAACGCGCACTGCGCCGACTGCGGGGCGGCGG ATCCCGACTGGGCCTCCTACAAGCTGGGCATTTTCATCTGCCTGAACTGCTCTGGTGTCCACCGCAACTTCCCAGACATCAGCAAAATTAAATCCGTGAGACTTGACTTCTGGGATGACAGTACTGTGGAG TTTATGACCCACAACGGGAACCTCCGTGTGAAGGCCAAGTACGAAGCCAGAGTCCCTGCTTTCTACTATGTCCCCCAGGCCAACGATTGCCT GGTGTTAAAGGAACAGTGGATTCGAGCTAAGTATGAAAGACAGGAATTTATGGCTGATGGGAAAACCACCTCACCCCCAG GAAACCGGGAAGGGTTCCTGTGGAAGCGGGGAAGGGACAATGCACAGTTCCTACGAAGGAAGTTTGTCCTCCTGGCAAAAGAAGGCCTCCTGAAGTACTACACTAAAGAGGAG GGTAAAGGCCCCAAAGCTGTCATCAGCATCAAGGACTTGAATGCCACCTTTGAGACAGAGAAGATAGGGAACCCCCATGGACTGCAGATCACCTACAGGAGAGAGGGCCACGTCAGGAACCTCTTCGTGTACCACGAGAGTGGGAAG GAGATAGTGGACTGGTTCAATGCCCTGCGTGCAGCCCGTCTGCAGTACCTAAAAACGGCCTTTCCTGAGCTCCCTGAGTCTGAG ctcgTGCCCCTCATCACAAGGAAGTACCTCAAACAAGGCTTCATGGAAAAGACGGGTCCAAAG CAGAAAGAACCTTTCAAGAAAAGGTGGTTTGTCTTGGATCCCCAGGAGCGGAGGCTGCTCTATTACAAGAATCCACTG GATGCCTTTGAACAGGGCCAGGTTTTTCTTGGGAGCAACGAGCAGGGGTACGGAGTATATGAAGACCTGCCCAAGGGCATCCGAGGGAACCGCTGGAAAGCTGGCCTCACCATCGTCACCCCCGAGCGGAGGTTCCTCTTCACCTGCCCCAgcgagaaggagcagagggaatggcTGGAGAGTTTTCAGGATGTCCTCTCCCGCCCCTTGACGCCCCTCAACCTTCTCA CTGCATCATCGGAGAGTGGCCACAGCAGCAGGTGA
- the ADAP2 gene encoding arf-GAP with dual PH domain-containing protein 2 isoform X2 codes for MGDRERNKKRLLELLQAAGTGNAHCADCGAADPDWASYKLGIFICLNCSGVHRNFPDISKIKSVRLDFWDDSTVEFMTHNGNLRVKAKYEARVPAFYYVPQANDCLVLKEQWIRAKYERQEFMADGKTTSPPGNREGFLWKRGRDNAQFLRRKFVLLAKEGLLKYYTKEEGKGPKAVISIKDLNATFETEKIGNPHGLQITYRREGHVRNLFVYHESGKEIVDWFNALRAARLQYLKTAFPELPESELVPLITRKYLKQGFMEKTGPKKEPFKKRWFVLDPQERRLLYYKNPLDAFEQGQVFLGSNEQGYGVYEDLPKGIRGNRWKAGLTIVTPERRFLFTCPSEKEQREWLESFQDVLSRPLTPLNLLRLHWHGYHLSSLLAPLTAASSESGHSSR; via the exons ATGGGCGACCGCGAGCGCAACAAGAAGCGGCTGCTGGAGCTGCTGCAGGCGGCGGGCACCGGCAACGCGCACTGCGCCGACTGCGGGGCGGCGG ATCCCGACTGGGCCTCCTACAAGCTGGGCATTTTCATCTGCCTGAACTGCTCTGGTGTCCACCGCAACTTCCCAGACATCAGCAAAATTAAATCCGTGAGACTTGACTTCTGGGATGACAGTACTGTGGAG TTTATGACCCACAACGGGAACCTCCGTGTGAAGGCCAAGTACGAAGCCAGAGTCCCTGCTTTCTACTATGTCCCCCAGGCCAACGATTGCCT GGTGTTAAAGGAACAGTGGATTCGAGCTAAGTATGAAAGACAGGAATTTATGGCTGATGGGAAAACCACCTCACCCCCAG GAAACCGGGAAGGGTTCCTGTGGAAGCGGGGAAGGGACAATGCACAGTTCCTACGAAGGAAGTTTGTCCTCCTGGCAAAAGAAGGCCTCCTGAAGTACTACACTAAAGAGGAG GGTAAAGGCCCCAAAGCTGTCATCAGCATCAAGGACTTGAATGCCACCTTTGAGACAGAGAAGATAGGGAACCCCCATGGACTGCAGATCACCTACAGGAGAGAGGGCCACGTCAGGAACCTCTTCGTGTACCACGAGAGTGGGAAG GAGATAGTGGACTGGTTCAATGCCCTGCGTGCAGCCCGTCTGCAGTACCTAAAAACGGCCTTTCCTGAGCTCCCTGAGTCTGAG ctcgTGCCCCTCATCACAAGGAAGTACCTCAAACAAGGCTTCATGGAAAAGACGGGTCCAAAG AAAGAACCTTTCAAGAAAAGGTGGTTTGTCTTGGATCCCCAGGAGCGGAGGCTGCTCTATTACAAGAATCCACTG GATGCCTTTGAACAGGGCCAGGTTTTTCTTGGGAGCAACGAGCAGGGGTACGGAGTATATGAAGACCTGCCCAAGGGCATCCGAGGGAACCGCTGGAAAGCTGGCCTCACCATCGTCACCCCCGAGCGGAGGTTCCTCTTCACCTGCCCCAgcgagaaggagcagagggaatggcTGGAGAGTTTTCAGGATGTCCTCTCCCGCCCCTTGACGCCCCTCAACCTTCTCA GACTACACTGGCACGGTTATCATCTGAGCTCTCTTCTTGCTCCCCTGACAGCTGCATCATCGGAGAGTGGCCACAGCAGCAGGTGA